A single window of Ferrimonas balearica DSM 9799 DNA harbors:
- a CDS encoding DUF1414 domain-containing protein — translation MAIVSKYSNEQVEELLHELLLVLEKRKTPTDLALMALGNAATVLINSKVSPAVRGPIAEQFAEALKASVNGRSDA, via the coding sequence ATGGCTATCGTTTCCAAATACAGCAATGAACAGGTTGAAGAGCTGCTGCACGAGCTGCTGCTGGTGCTGGAAAAGCGCAAGACCCCAACCGACCTGGCTTTGATGGCTCTGGGCAACGCCGCCACCGTACTGATCAACAGCAAGGTCAGCCCGGCGGTTCGCGGCCCCATCGCCGAACAGTTCGCTGAAGCGCTGAAAGCCTCAGTAAACGGTCGTTCGGACGCCTAA
- the yejK gene encoding nucleoid-associated protein YejK — translation MSLKIDQAILHAVIRSEDGQLQCKLRPQPLSHSNALDDLVGELHRLYTAKAGKGYGHFGAPLGDDGEPMGDTNDAFREALIAWRAGEKGFVEFSAEAGQLLGQELGKYDFATGGYLLMAAYNHVASDYLFVALLSPKPSVSVSDEMEVQGSEHLDLSNLQLAARIDLTEWQADPTSKKYLTFVKGRAGRKVADFFLDFMGCVEGVNAKAQNQQLMKAVEDFVADTELDKGERQQARDAVFDYCKSQVAVGEPIQLKDVSDELADQGLDAFYQFTSNGAYDLEETFPADQSTLRALKKFSGTGGGVSVSFDAQHLGERVQWDPVRDTLTIHGVPPNLLDQLKRRLAGEKDD, via the coding sequence ATGAGCCTTAAGATCGATCAAGCCATTCTGCACGCGGTGATCCGCTCTGAAGATGGCCAACTGCAGTGCAAACTGCGCCCTCAACCCCTCAGTCATTCCAACGCGCTCGATGACCTCGTCGGCGAGTTGCACCGCCTCTACACCGCCAAAGCGGGCAAGGGCTACGGCCACTTCGGTGCGCCACTGGGTGACGATGGTGAACCGATGGGTGACACCAATGACGCGTTCCGCGAAGCCCTGATCGCCTGGCGGGCCGGTGAGAAAGGGTTCGTTGAGTTCTCCGCTGAGGCTGGCCAGTTGCTGGGTCAGGAGCTGGGTAAGTACGACTTTGCCACTGGTGGCTACCTGCTGATGGCGGCCTACAACCATGTGGCGTCCGATTACCTGTTCGTTGCACTGCTCTCTCCCAAGCCTTCGGTATCGGTGTCTGACGAGATGGAAGTGCAGGGCAGTGAACACCTGGACCTGAGCAATCTGCAGCTGGCAGCCCGCATCGACCTGACTGAGTGGCAGGCGGACCCCACCTCCAAAAAGTACCTGACCTTTGTAAAGGGCCGGGCTGGTCGCAAGGTGGCGGATTTCTTCCTCGACTTTATGGGGTGCGTCGAAGGGGTGAACGCTAAGGCGCAGAACCAGCAACTGATGAAGGCGGTAGAAGATTTCGTTGCCGACACCGAGCTGGATAAAGGCGAGCGCCAGCAGGCCCGTGACGCGGTATTCGATTACTGCAAAAGCCAGGTGGCTGTGGGCGAGCCGATCCAGCTTAAAGACGTGTCTGATGAGCTGGCCGATCAGGGCCTCGACGCGTTTTATCAATTCACCTCCAATGGCGCCTACGACCTGGAAGAGACCTTCCCGGCGGACCAATCCACCTTGCGCGCACTGAAAAAATTCAGTGGCACCGGTGGTGGTGTCTCAGTGAGTTTTGATGCACAGCATCTGGGTGAGCGGGTTCAGTGGGATCCGGTACGCGACACTCTGACCATTCACGGTGTGCCGCCGAACCTGCTGGATCAGCTGAAACGCCGCCTGGCGGGTGAAAAGGACGACTAA
- a CDS encoding YjiH family protein, protein MFLLPSLIGVFLFMTPVSVNGSLTIPVAVLAKGLLGQLDSFGVTLVTTVIVFSAVMTLVTKLIKPGVIVNHPFMNSLFNVTPAWAVTRVVGAVFVVLTFFAVGPEAIHSGNTGGLVLNDLAPLLFCVFLFAGLFLPLLVNFGLLEMVGTTMTKLMRPVFNLPGRSAVDCFASWVGDGSVGVLMTSKQYEQGHYTEREAAVIGTTFSIVSITFSLVVIGTVGLEAYFLPFFGTVCLAGIVVAIVVPRLPPLSNKKDLFVNGKARTGDEEVIPAGETTLSYGYKLALARASQVKNAGDVVREGVHNATDMILGVLPVVMAIGTAGLMVAEYTPLFSILGTPFVPLLELLQIPDAAAASQTMVVGFADMFLPAILAEGINSEMTRFVIAALSVTQLIYMSEIGALLLGSKVPVKLWELFLIFLLRTLVALPVIAGMAHLIF, encoded by the coding sequence ATGTTCCTCCTGCCATCTCTGATTGGCGTATTCCTGTTTATGACTCCGGTTTCGGTGAACGGCTCCCTGACCATTCCCGTGGCGGTGCTGGCCAAGGGCCTGCTGGGTCAACTGGACAGCTTTGGCGTGACTCTGGTAACCACCGTTATCGTGTTCTCCGCCGTCATGACCCTGGTTACCAAGCTGATCAAGCCTGGTGTCATCGTCAATCACCCCTTTATGAACAGTCTGTTCAATGTGACTCCGGCCTGGGCGGTAACCCGCGTTGTTGGTGCGGTGTTCGTGGTACTGACCTTCTTTGCCGTGGGGCCGGAAGCGATCCACTCTGGAAATACCGGTGGCCTGGTATTGAATGACCTGGCACCGCTGCTGTTCTGCGTATTCCTGTTTGCTGGCCTGTTCCTGCCGCTGCTGGTGAACTTTGGCCTGCTGGAGATGGTGGGCACCACCATGACCAAGCTGATGCGTCCGGTGTTTAATCTGCCCGGCCGCTCTGCGGTTGACTGTTTTGCTTCCTGGGTAGGCGACGGTTCCGTCGGTGTCCTGATGACCTCCAAGCAGTATGAGCAGGGCCACTATACCGAGCGTGAAGCTGCGGTAATCGGCACCACCTTCTCCATCGTGTCCATCACCTTCTCTCTGGTGGTGATCGGTACCGTGGGTCTGGAAGCGTACTTCCTGCCGTTCTTTGGTACTGTGTGTCTGGCCGGTATCGTGGTGGCCATTGTGGTGCCCCGTCTGCCGCCGCTGTCCAATAAGAAAGACCTGTTCGTAAACGGTAAAGCTCGCACCGGTGACGAAGAGGTGATCCCGGCCGGTGAAACCACCCTGAGCTACGGCTACAAGCTGGCTCTGGCCCGCGCCAGCCAGGTGAAGAACGCCGGTGATGTGGTCCGCGAAGGGGTACACAACGCCACCGATATGATCCTGGGCGTACTGCCGGTGGTGATGGCGATTGGTACGGCTGGCCTGATGGTGGCGGAATACACCCCGCTGTTCAGCATCCTGGGCACCCCGTTTGTGCCGCTGCTGGAACTGCTGCAGATCCCGGATGCGGCCGCAGCCAGCCAGACCATGGTGGTGGGTTTTGCCGACATGTTCCTGCCGGCCATCCTGGCGGAAGGCATCAACAGCGAGATGACCCGCTTTGTGATTGCTGCACTGTCTGTGACCCAGCTGATCTACATGTCTGAAATCGGTGCTCTGCTGCTGGGTTCCAAGGTGCCGGTGAAGCTGTGGGAGCTGTTCCTCATCTTCCTGCTGCGTACCCTGGTGGCACTGCCGGTTATCGCGGGTATGGCCCACCTGATTTTCTAA
- a CDS encoding YbjQ family protein produces the protein MIITNIETIPGKTITQHLGLVQGNTVRAKHVGRDLMAGLKNIVGGELKGYTELLNEAREEAVGRMIEQAQAIGANAVINVRFSTSSVTSGAAELFAYGTAVVVE, from the coding sequence CTGATCATCACCAATATCGAAACCATTCCCGGAAAAACCATCACCCAGCACCTCGGTCTGGTGCAGGGCAATACGGTGCGGGCTAAGCACGTGGGCCGTGACCTGATGGCGGGCCTGAAAAACATCGTAGGCGGCGAGCTCAAAGGCTATACCGAACTGCTGAATGAGGCCCGTGAGGAAGCGGTTGGCCGCATGATTGAGCAGGCTCAGGCCATCGGCGCTAATGCGGTGATCAATGTGCGCTTTTCAACCTCTTCGGTCACCTCCGGCGCCGCGGAGCTGTTTGCCTACGGCACCGCCGTGGTGGTGGAGTAA
- a CDS encoding YbjQ family protein produces MTALLITFGLLVIGYLFGRYAELRHFESIRRREAELQPLLVFSDKRVPQAFQPCEVRLVGGNTVVAVDYFKVMAAALRSLFGGRIGAYESLVERARRESILRMKTEAQRLGASAIFNVRLETASISKGAGNQQVSVEVYAYGTAVIQRG; encoded by the coding sequence ATGACCGCACTACTGATAACCTTTGGACTGCTGGTGATTGGCTACCTGTTCGGTCGCTACGCCGAGCTGCGCCATTTTGAATCGATACGGCGCCGGGAAGCGGAGTTACAACCGCTGCTGGTGTTCTCCGATAAGCGAGTGCCGCAAGCCTTTCAGCCCTGCGAAGTGCGGCTGGTTGGCGGCAACACCGTGGTGGCCGTGGATTACTTCAAGGTGATGGCGGCGGCGCTTCGCAGTCTGTTTGGTGGGCGCATCGGAGCCTATGAGTCGCTGGTTGAGCGCGCCCGCCGTGAGTCGATTCTGCGGATGAAAACTGAGGCGCAGCGCCTGGGGGCCAGCGCCATCTTTAATGTGCGGCTGGAAACCGCGTCAATCAGCAAGGGCGCCGGCAATCAGCAGGTCTCCGTCGAAGTCTATGCCTATGGCACGGCCGTGATTCAACGCGGATGA
- a CDS encoding M48 family metallopeptidase produces MSQFQNRIPPENNVSDNHPLAEFLGLGMVALLLVVLLTLALVFAGHTLARFVPFSWEAPLRLDWSELAVDEADGKPVHLLFEQVLVADPLPQGLSVRLTVARGETLNAMAGLGGELLIYQGLVEQLDNDAAVAFVLAHELAHVRHRDPMQMLLSQSLVALSLAALSGNDSKMLELGVMATQLGFSRSQELEADRRAMETVKRLYGDTEGVEQVFELLSQDSALGDWLMTHPDTEARLQQLESFRRRH; encoded by the coding sequence ATGAGCCAGTTTCAAAACCGGATACCACCGGAGAACAACGTCTCTGACAACCACCCCCTGGCCGAGTTTTTGGGTCTGGGTATGGTGGCGCTGTTGCTGGTGGTGTTGCTCACCCTGGCACTGGTGTTCGCTGGCCACACCCTGGCGCGTTTTGTCCCGTTCAGCTGGGAGGCGCCGTTGCGCCTGGATTGGTCAGAATTGGCCGTGGACGAGGCGGACGGTAAACCGGTGCACTTGCTGTTTGAACAAGTACTGGTCGCTGACCCTCTGCCGCAGGGGCTGTCAGTGCGCCTCACGGTTGCCCGGGGGGAAACGCTGAATGCGATGGCGGGCCTTGGCGGCGAGCTGCTGATCTACCAAGGGTTGGTTGAGCAGCTCGACAATGATGCGGCGGTGGCCTTTGTGCTGGCCCATGAGCTGGCTCACGTTAGGCACCGAGACCCAATGCAGATGTTACTGAGCCAGAGTCTGGTCGCTCTGTCACTGGCCGCACTGTCAGGCAATGACAGCAAGATGCTGGAACTGGGGGTGATGGCCACCCAGCTGGGCTTCAGTCGCAGTCAGGAACTGGAAGCGGATCGTCGGGCGATGGAGACGGTAAAGCGCCTTTATGGCGACACAGAAGGGGTGGAGCAAGTGTTCGAATTGCTGAGTCAAGACAGCGCGCTGGGCGATTGGCTCATGACTCATCCCGATACGGAAGCGCGTTTACAGCAACTGGAGTCGTTTCGACGACGTCACTGA